A portion of the Bacteroidales bacterium genome contains these proteins:
- the miaA gene encoding tRNA (adenosine(37)-N6)-dimethylallyltransferase MiaA: MHTLVVIAGPTAVGKTGVAIEIARHFNTIIISGDSRQFYNELKIGTAAPTPEQTVLAPHFLTGHLSVHDYYNVSRFENDVLSILNEQFPQHKPVILVGGSGLYLDAVCKGIDDLPDPDPHLRKQIELWHQESGIEFLTEKLESLDPDYYKLVDKSNPSRLKRAIEVCMMTGKTYTSLRINKRKSRDFKIIKIGLNLPREELNHRIALRTDQMISDGLVAEVTSLLKYRHLNALNTVGYKEIFEYLDGKTSLEQAIENIKTNTRRYAKRQLTWFKRDQEMKWFSPEDAGGMIKYVRDKL, encoded by the coding sequence ATTCACACATTAGTGGTTATTGCAGGCCCGACAGCAGTAGGAAAAACCGGAGTGGCTATCGAGATAGCCCGACACTTCAACACGATCATTATTTCCGGAGATTCACGGCAGTTTTATAATGAACTGAAGATTGGAACCGCAGCGCCTACCCCTGAACAAACCGTTTTAGCACCTCATTTTCTCACCGGACATCTTTCGGTGCATGACTATTACAATGTTTCGAGGTTTGAAAACGATGTGCTTTCTATTTTGAATGAGCAATTCCCACAGCACAAGCCTGTAATTCTTGTTGGGGGTTCCGGACTTTATCTGGATGCAGTTTGCAAAGGCATCGACGATTTGCCAGATCCTGATCCTCACCTGAGGAAACAAATTGAGTTATGGCATCAGGAATCAGGGATTGAGTTTTTAACGGAAAAACTGGAATCACTCGATCCTGATTATTATAAATTGGTTGACAAAAGCAATCCCAGCCGTCTCAAGCGCGCTATCGAGGTGTGCATGATGACTGGAAAAACTTACACTTCATTGCGCATCAATAAAAGGAAATCCAGGGATTTTAAAATAATCAAAATTGGCCTCAACCTTCCCCGCGAAGAACTTAATCATCGGATCGCTTTAAGGACGGATCAAATGATCAGCGATGGTTTGGTGGCTGAGGTAACGTCCCTTTTGAAATATCGTCATCTGAATGCATTGAATACTGTCGGATACAAGGAAATATTCGAATATCTCGATGGAAAAACATCATTGGAACAAGCCATTGAAAACATCAAAACCAACACCCGTCGTTATGCCAAGCGCCAGCTAACCTGGTTTAAACGGGATCAGGAGATGAAATGGTTTTCGCCGGAAGATGCCGGGGGGATGATCAAGTATGTGCGGGATAAACTTTAA
- a CDS encoding HD domain-containing protein: MKSFLEHPVFDLLSAVATSQGIKAFVIGGYVRDHFMGRPSKDVDVVVEGEGIEFAKAVASQAGIRNLQVFKNFGTAMLHFDDWQVEFVGARQESYRSNSRKPVVENGTIEDDQKRRDFTINAMSLSLNKEDFGELIDPFGGIRDLDNKIIRTPQNPDITYSDDPLRMMRAIRFASTLNFTIEAASLEAIRKNVDRIKIVSQERITDELNKIILSEKPSVGFKLLHSTGLLKIIFPEMAALQGAEFKEGKGHKDNFFHTLIVLDNISQNTDNLWLRWAAILHDIGKPATKKWVEGIGWTFHAHDYVGAKMLPGIFRRLKLPAGDTLKYLQKLVLLHLRPIVLAEEIVTDSAIRRLLFDAGDDIDDLMTLCSADMSSKIPEKIKRYKANFELVKQKLVEIEEKDKLRNWQPPITGETIMGTFNLPPCKEVGVIKTAIREAILDGEIANEFEPAYAFMLEAGKKIGLMPKK, translated from the coding sequence GTGAAATCATTTCTTGAGCATCCGGTTTTTGACTTGTTGTCAGCTGTTGCTACCAGTCAAGGGATAAAAGCCTTTGTCATTGGTGGTTATGTTCGTGACCATTTCATGGGCAGGCCGTCAAAGGATGTAGATGTTGTGGTGGAAGGGGAAGGAATTGAATTTGCCAAAGCTGTTGCAAGCCAGGCTGGGATCAGGAACCTCCAGGTTTTTAAAAACTTCGGAACAGCTATGTTGCATTTTGACGATTGGCAGGTGGAGTTTGTCGGGGCCAGACAGGAGTCCTACCGCTCAAATTCACGCAAACCTGTAGTTGAAAACGGAACCATCGAGGATGACCAGAAGCGGCGCGATTTCACCATCAATGCCATGAGCCTGAGCCTGAATAAGGAAGACTTTGGGGAACTAATCGACCCATTTGGCGGTATTCGCGACCTTGACAACAAAATTATCCGGACACCGCAAAATCCTGACATCACATACTCTGATGATCCATTGCGAATGATGCGGGCAATCCGCTTTGCTTCAACATTAAATTTTACCATCGAGGCAGCCAGCTTAGAGGCCATCCGGAAAAATGTTGACAGGATAAAAATCGTATCGCAGGAACGGATCACAGATGAACTGAATAAAATTATTCTGTCTGAAAAGCCTTCAGTGGGGTTTAAACTCCTGCACAGCACGGGGCTGCTTAAAATCATCTTTCCTGAAATGGCTGCCCTCCAGGGCGCTGAATTCAAGGAAGGCAAAGGTCACAAAGACAACTTTTTTCATACGCTGATCGTACTTGACAATATCTCTCAAAACACTGATAATCTTTGGCTGCGATGGGCTGCAATTCTTCACGACATCGGTAAACCGGCAACCAAAAAGTGGGTCGAAGGGATAGGATGGACATTTCATGCTCACGACTATGTGGGTGCTAAAATGCTTCCCGGAATTTTCAGACGACTTAAACTACCTGCCGGTGATACATTAAAATATTTGCAAAAACTCGTGTTGTTGCACCTTCGCCCGATTGTTCTGGCTGAAGAGATTGTGACTGATTCGGCAATCCGTCGTCTGCTGTTTGATGCAGGCGATGATATCGACGACCTGATGACCCTTTGTTCAGCAGATATGTCGTCGAAAATACCGGAAAAAATTAAACGATACAAAGCCAACTTCGAGCTTGTCAAGCAAAAATTGGTGGAGATTGAAGAAAAGGATAAATTACGCAACTGGCAACCTCCCATTACAGGCGAAACAATAATGGGAACTTTTAACCTGCCCCCCTGCAAAGAAGTTGGGGTAATTAAAACGGCTATACGTGAAGCCATTCTGGATGGCGAAATAGCCAATGAATTTGAACCAGCTTACGCTTTTATGCTCGAAGCAGGAAAAAAAATCGGGTTGATGCCAAAAAAATAA
- a CDS encoding UDP-2,3-diacylglucosamine diphosphatase, with product MAFYKTIVISDVHLGTKDSKSKELSKFLKYNHCRRLILNGDIVDAWNLQRYGKWTKKDTRVFRRIIQMIERYDTEVIYVRGNHDDFLDKLIPFSFGKIKFVNQFELLQKNMRYLVIHGDIFDMISSRFILLAKIGDIGYKVLLWMSRKRNHQRAIRGLPYQSFSQKIKSSVKLAVGYISDYEQTMTKYARENGFRGVICGHIHEPKNKYIGEIHYLNSGDWVESMSALVEHEDESWEVVYYQDQVHNKFQKMQCSEDFSNETDEDDEDDDKKVEEWDIMKTFV from the coding sequence ATGGCCTTCTACAAAACTATTGTCATTTCTGATGTTCATCTTGGTACAAAAGACTCAAAATCGAAGGAATTATCAAAGTTCTTGAAATATAATCATTGCCGGAGGTTAATTCTCAATGGCGACATTGTTGACGCCTGGAATCTGCAACGCTACGGCAAATGGACAAAAAAGGATACCCGTGTCTTCCGGCGAATCATTCAAATGATCGAGCGTTACGACACCGAAGTGATTTACGTAAGAGGGAACCATGATGATTTTCTGGATAAACTGATACCGTTTTCGTTTGGAAAAATCAAATTTGTAAATCAATTTGAGCTTTTACAAAAAAATATGCGATATCTTGTCATTCACGGAGATATATTCGACATGATCAGTTCTCGATTTATCCTGCTGGCTAAAATCGGAGATATTGGTTATAAAGTTTTACTTTGGATGAGCCGGAAAAGGAACCACCAAAGAGCGATCAGGGGATTGCCTTACCAATCATTCTCGCAGAAAATTAAAAGCAGCGTAAAATTGGCAGTCGGCTATATTTCGGATTACGAACAAACCATGACAAAGTATGCAAGGGAAAATGGTTTTCGCGGGGTGATCTGTGGGCATATTCATGAACCTAAAAACAAATATATCGGTGAAATTCATTATCTCAATTCCGGTGACTGGGTAGAGAGCATGTCAGCCCTGGTTGAACATGAAGATGAATCGTGGGAGGTAGTTTATTATCAGGATCAGGTGCACAACAAATTTCAGAAAATGCAATGCTCAGAAGATTTTTCTAATGAAACTGATGAAGATGATGAAGATGACGACAAAAAAGTTGAAGAATGGGACATTATGAAAACTTTTGTTTAA